CCCCtattttcttttcctccatGAAAAAACTGTTCATTTGGCTCTTGACTGCCATCCATGAAAGTGGGTGAGAGTGTTGACCGGGACTTCTCGACGGATATTACAACTTTGCAACTCATAAACAGTTGAGTGTGGCGCCCCGCAAGGAGTCCTTATTGTGGCCGATTGGACCGAGATCCCATACGCCTCGAACGCGGTGATGGATTCTTGCTTCGGGCAAACTTGTTTTGGGCATACTTGTCCTTACAATTGAAGAAAGTGGTTGCTTGCGTTCGAGGACGATGGTGGCCCAAAGTAACAATTTGGGCCCACAAATGAAGTAGACAACACAAATCTGCACGCATCTTGAAACAATCCCAGCCCATAATAGAAAACTGGGTGAAAACGCATATGTCGTCTCTATTTGGAAAAAGTCCTTTTCACCTCCCTAGAGTATGAGCTGAGTTTGTGGTTTCACCCTTGATTCAAAAACCGTCCGATTTGACAACTCGATCTTTGAAAACTGGATAGGTAACCTCCCAGACCCAGTTCAACCTTGGTTTTGTCCAATGTGGCACCACGTCACCCATCCACGGTGGCAACCCTTTCATGGACCCACATGTAAGCTTCTGTCATCTTCCCCTACCCTCCTCTCTCTGCCTTCTTGTCGCCTCATCGGAGTTCCCTTAAATTCCACCGACCCAATGCCCTCTGCCATAGCTAGGGTAGAGGTCGTGCTCTACGGCACCTTAGCAATCCCATCCGCTACGCTTCCTTGCTCACGGAGCAGACTGAGCTATGCTGCTCACCTAGGAGGACACCGTCCTTCTTGCCGCGTAAGCTGAGCAGCTCCACCGCAGCCTCCGACTCCACCACCTCTGAGTTCCTGTGTTGACGAGGAGCATCTGGGGAGGTCCTGGGTGTGCTCCCTACCTGAAACTTCGGCGTGTGGAAAAGGCCAACCTGAGCGATGCAAGCACCAGCGACAACTTCAATTTGGAAGAAGGTAGCAACGACATCTAAAAAATTGAGCCTCAAAGCAATGCTACATCATCCTTCTTTCGGTGCCAAATTGGATCCAATTCAACGGGCAATTCGATTTGATTGGCAATgcaattggattttttttcatcattttaGCACCACACAACATTGGCTGACGGGAAAGAAATCGCCGCCGTATATGCGGGCCCTCCGGTGGCCGTACGCACGGGTTCTGTGTCGCCCGCACTGCTCCCTAGGCTCACCCACAGCCCTGCCCTACAGGCTATAGGTCCATCCTAGGCTGCTCCCTTTCGAGCGGCAGGGGTAGCCTTGCCATTTTGGCTGGAGGGGAAAGGGAAGGTgtaggagaagaagaagatggcgggTGGATCCCGCATGTAAGTGAGAAAGGGAGAAGAAGATAATAGGTAGGCTCAGGACATGACTGCGACATGGTGATGACATGTCGCCAGTTAGGACAAAACTGGAGTGAAATCTGGTCAGGGAGGTCGCGTATCTGGTTTTGCGAACTTGAGGAGGCATAACGGATGGTTTTCTTGTCCGGGGTAAAAACGTGGACTAGGCCCATTGTCCAAGGGGGTAAATAGAACTCTTCCTCTCTGTTTTTCCATTAGCCATCTAACTGGGCCTAAATGTGTCTTTATATATTTGGGCCTCTCGTAATATCTGATGAAATAAGTAACTCGGGCCTAACCCCCAAAAATGGGCCGCCTGAATCCAATTCGCGGCCCTCATAGCAAAAACAAACTGAACCTAGGGTTTCACTACATATAACCCTCTCCACGCAAACACCCGTCTCTcccagcgccgcctccctcctccgccctcccgcgccgccgccgctgcagcaacTGCCACCTGCGCCGCAAGCAGCCGGCGGACCGCAGCCATGGCAGATTCgaaggccgccgcggcggtgaccCTCCGCACGCGCAAGTTCATGACCAACCGCCTCCTCTCCCGCAAGCAGTTCGTGCTCGAGGTCATCCACCCCGGCCGCGCCAACGTCTCCAAGGTCAGGGATCCCCTCGACTCCTCCTTCCTCTACCCCCCTCGTTTCTCGGTCCCCTGGATCCTGAGGGTTTGAGGTTTGTGGCGCAGGCGGAGCTGAAGGAGAGGCTGGCGAAGGTGTACGAGGTGAAGGACCCCAACTGCATCTTCGTCTTCAAGTTCCGCACCCACTTCGGAGGCGGCAAGTCCACCGGCTTCGGTCTCATCTACGACAACCTCGAGGCGGCCAAGAAGTTCGAGCCCAAGTATCGTCTCATCAGGGTATGTGTAACTACTCTCTTCTCTTGCACGCTGCATTGCTTTGGCGATGCCCTAGTGGGATGTAGTTGCCCGCATAATTCGTTGCTTATGTGTCGTTATTTTGGAATACATGATTGATGCCCCTGTGGTATCTCAGTGACTTTTACTTGCCCCTCTAGTCCTAGATGGCACATGTGTATACCAAGATTGTGTTTGCCCAGTTGCAATGATATTTAATGAAATGAGAATGTATACTGAACTTGGTATTAGGGGTAACCAGTATTGGCTGATGTTGCCCTGCTATGCCATTTATTTTGGTTGTTACCTGTATATTTGAAGTTGATCATTTTGATGGTTTAGTGGGTGCATTGCAGATGTCAATATGTTTTTAACATGTGTGACATGCCAAAATAAGTGTTTTTTACTTTGTTAGCCTTGCTGGTGATAAAATTGTTGTATATGATCCAAGTTTTAAGCTGAGTTTGCTGAATGTCTGCATTTTCTCAGTGGATATCCCCTATGAACAACTTTCTGACCTTAAAATGGTTCTAAGGTGCATTTATGCATATTCATGTAATTCAAGTCATCCAATTGTGTTAAGATGAGAAGCTTTTAGTGAATTTCAATTTTGCAATGTGGTGTTAGTGTGCATAAAATTGTTGTATATGATCTAAGTTTTAAGCTGAGTTTGCTGAATGTCTGTGCATTTTCTCAGTGGATATCCCCTATGAACAACTTTCTTACCTTAAAATGGTTCTAAGGTGCATTTATGCATATTCATGTAATTCAAGTCACCCAATTGTGTTAAGATGAGAAGCTTCTAGTGAATTTCAATTTTGCAATGTGGTGTTAGTGTGCATGTCATATTGCTCTTTTCGTTCAAGCTGTGGGTTTTATGTCACTTTGGTAATGTGCCTAGTATTTTACCAACCAATTCTTTGGACTTGTTATTTTATAATTTAACATCCAAATACACATGGATCATTGGGTTTAGCATCATATTAGTGTAATTTTCTTTATGCCCATGATCTAGCAGGCTCAAATGACAACATACAGTAGCAATTGACCATCAAAGAAAATGCTCACTGGGTAGTATAGTAACATGGTATCAAATGGTGACAGGTTTAGGCTGTTTTCCTGGCAAAGTGGGTAACTGCTTATGAAAAAATAAAGCTCGCCACCCTGCTTTGTATTGCCAAACTGTCTAGAACTTTCAGATGGATCCATTTATTGTTTGCTGAGCCACTTGATTATGTGTGGACTTGTATGTTTTGGACATGTTTGTAATCTGATAACCTGTTTTTCCTTGACAGAATGGTCTTGCTACCAAGGTAGAGAAGTCACGAAAGCAGATGAAGGAACGGAAGAACAGGGCAAAGAAGATCCGTGGTGTGAAGAAGGTCAGTACAAGTCGTCAATAGCTAGTTTTCATGTCAATACGCGTATCATGTAACCAATCATGTTTGGTCTCCAAATTTTGCAGACAAAGGCTGGAGATGCCAAGAAGAAATAAGGGAAAAGATACTCGCCTTGCCGTCTTAATCTTATCTGCCTCCGGTTTGTTTGTTTGGGACGGTGTCCTTTTGGCAATGCTGAATGTTTAATTAGACCTAGGAAGGATTTTGCCAGAATTATGAATGTTGAGGCACTCGTAGTACTTTGTGGTCAGTTTTGAGGAACATTGTCAGACACTCGCATATATACTTGATTGTCATGGCTCTTGTTCTGCTATCTTCattttgatttctttgtttttGGCAATCCGGTGCTCCAAAATTCGTTGACAGGATGAATGTTGCTGCAATGCGAAGGGTTTGAAACTTGTTAGACTGGTCCTGTTTGTTGCATTGTCAGTCTATAAAAAAATGCAGCAGCAGTGTGAAACACTTCAATTCCACTGTGCTTAAAATTGGTCTCCTTTGTTGTCCGTGCTTTAGGTTGGTCTTCTTTGTTGTGTGGGGTAACTTTCAAGTTCGATTTGTGAGATTTTGATTGGACACCACTTTATGCTCAAGCGAAATACCTCATGTCACTAAACATTAGTTGAATCTAAGTTGAGCAGTTTGTTCTGGAACACAATCTACCAAACCTGCCTCAGCTAACAGGAGAACTACATCCTTTTATTTCAACCTTGCAGCTGCTTTCGAGCTGGATGCTGCGATCCGATCCATCTTGTGCCACTTTGTTAAGGAGAGACATCAAGAAAACCCAATGGAACTAACGTCACAGTTCTGTGGAGGCTATTTGAAGATCCTAACAAGAATGCTCGACGACACTACCATGCTCTTCGCTTTCTCCCAGctctaagtttctcagtcattgaCTTCCGATGGTTAAGGATCGATAAGTTGCCTCGTGCAAATGATGACACGATCCGGATCTTCATTTGCAAGTTTAGAGTGACAAATGGTGACATGATCCGGATCGTGCCACCATGAGAACGAGGACAGGTACAGTGGAAAGCGATATGCCCTAGAACTAGAGCCCTTGCTCCCACTGCACGCATGTTTGGGACCCGGCAGCTAGGTCCAAAGGTGCAACGCTATCAATAAGTatttgtttggttttgggatgaAGTGGAACGGGTTGGGTTCATCCCACTTTTATGGATTAGGTTCAACTTATCTTGTGTTTGGATGAGAGCACGTTCCGATCCTTTTGGTTGAAAAGGGGTTGGTATGGAGGTCATTCTAACACCGTTACTCACGGTAGTAGCGGACCCACGTATCACGTATCATCCATTGGTCCGTGTCATCCtccttttccttatttttttttcttttcccttccttccttatcttctccgGATGGCAGATGCTATCCATCCTCTCCACCGCACTGCTGCCCCGCCGGTCTCGCCGTGCCGTCGTCCAGCACTGGCTAGCAAGTGTAGCTCCAATGGGCAGAGTCCGAGCTCGtgcggctggcggcggagctccATTGGGCGGCCCCCGAGCGCGCCTCGGCCCGCGGCAGAGCTCCCCCGGGCGGAGCCCAAGCTCGCGTGGCCGGCGGGGAGCTCCCTCGGGCAGCCTCCAAGCTCGCGCGACCGGCGGCGAAGCTCCCCCGGGCGGCCCCCGAGCTCACCCCCTTCTCCTCCACTGACGGAGACGGCGTGCATGGGAGCCAACTGGGTCGGGTGGTCCGCTCACCATCCCAACCCGCATCTACGGGTATATTCCTTATCGAGGATGAACCCAATCCACTGCGTTTTAAACTAAATATCGTGCCAACTggtccaacccaacccaacccactccAAACCTCGAACAAACACACCTAACAGGCATGAGCTAGCAATACGGCTAGATATTAGCCCGGGTGTTTCCTTCGGTATATCTGTTCAGACAGAATCTGGTGTGTCTAGGAGTACTACATAACTGTACTTGGTAAACAACAAAAAGATGAAGATACTTGTGTCAGTAATGTTATTCATCCATCGTGTTAGTGAACAAGTTGTATCTTTGTAAGTTTCTTAGTCCAATGATTATCcatttaggggatgtttggatacgagctATAAGCtataggagggtcacatcggatgttcggacgctaattaggaggactaaacatgagctaattataaaactaactgcagaacccctatactaattcacgagatgaatctattaagcctaattaatccatcattagcaaatgtttactgtaacaCCACGTTATCAAATCagggactaattaggcttaatagatttgtctcgcgaattagactccatctgtgcaattagttttataattagactatatttaatactcctaattagtattcaaacgtccgatgtgacatgtactaaagtttaggagcgTGTTACTAAGCACCCCCTTAGTTGCATCTTGTGATCTTATCTTGCATGCCAATCAGGTGCTCGGTGCTCCCAGATTCAGTAGCCCACAAATTTAATGTACCTAATTCATATGTATGACCGTATCTGTAACAGTGTAACTTAGTTTCATGCATCCGGTTTAGGACGGACGTTAATAGACTTAGCTATTTACTCGCATCAAATTAGGTAGCGACTACCTACCAATTGTCGCCTCAATCTGCAAACATGTCTCGTTCTGTAAAAATGCTTAATGGGCGTGTGTCCAGTGTTCTTGTGCTCTCCATTGTGTTTGGAGAGCTCGCAATGTAAATTACAAATGAAACGACTATTACTTTTGAGTCATAAGACCCTCTTAATGAACGCTACTTTGATGTTCCAACTCTGCCGCAAGTTAGTCCCTTCAATCTTTTGTCTCCAGATATCAATGCTCTAATCATCGTCAAGCTAGCTAAGCTATAAGCACTGTCAGCATGTATCTGCCATTGGTTTGTACCAAACTTGCATCAGTAAATCTCGTCCTTCAAATGTTGATCCCAATATGAGATCATTTGTCATATAGTTTGTAGGGCTTAGAGCAATCCCTGGGGAACTATTGATTCCGAATATGGCCATATTCCGGCCATATCCGTAAAATGGCGCGAAAGGTCAACTCCGAAGCTCAAGCCAATAGATACTCCATGCATGCAGGCAATGTATCGTAACTAATACCTCATCTGATGCATCTTGCAAGGGATGGAAAAAGCAGCTCACGACAGCAAGACGAAACTATGTCGAATTTGACAGTCGTTCCTTTTCATTGCTGAGGAAACCAAAGACCTGTTTCAAGTTTCCTCTAGATGGCCGTGCATTTACAGCAAATTTGCAAATGAACACCAGCCTCTTCCTCATCTCCAACTTTGTGATGTCTCTTTTCATGAAAGAATGTCCATAGTCAAAGCATCCTTGCAAGAAACAATTATTAATTCACGATGTAGCCATACTTGACTTACTTTACGTGCAGAGGGGGAAAAAGGCAGGCCTGAGGCCACAACTAGTCAACAAAATCTAGTAGCATGCATCACTATGTTTATTTTTTGTGACAACATGGCATGACTAAAGTGCATATCCAGGAATTAACAATTTCATGCATGAATGCAAATTAACAAAAAACAAATCCATGTGTACCAATTTTGCAAGAGAAGCAAAATTGTATTGCTTGTAATCTTCGTACTCATGATTACACTTACCATTATCATCGAATAACAGTGTCACTATTGCCAAGGCCACACAAATACTAATATCGTCTCCTGATTAAAACATCAAATCAGAGATCAATTAACCACAGAAACAAATGCAAGAAAGCAAAAGGCATTCTAATCTGTAGTGCAAGAGAGGCAGATGAAACAACCTTTTCTTTTGGGTTGGTGAACTTTGTTAATAACTTACCATTTTGACAGCATACTAGTATTTTTCTCCCAGCAATAAAATTTCTCTTAGCAAAGTCAACAGCTTTTGAAAGGTTTTTCATCAAGGAAAATCGATCATCCTTTGAGCCCTATAACATTACAAGCATGAAACAAACAAATCTCAGAAAACCTTATATAAAGGGAAGACACTATAGGGTCATAGAAAGGTGCGCTTACCACAATAGATAGCTCAAGGTAAGAATTTTCTGATGAACTAGATGGTATTTTTGACGTGCTGTCACAGTTCAGTATGCAGTCCACACCAACTAAGGCATCTGCAACTAAACaaaagtgcataacaaaataaCTATCATAAAGATAGTGAAGAATTAAATATCAAAGATCTTTGCCAGCAAAATACTAGGGTTAGTTTTCCACATAACTAAGTGAAATACAGAATGGTTTTAAGGAAGTAactgcatgccacacagttGCAAAGAATTGCAAATGAAAAAGTGATCCTCTACATTAGCAGCTCGGTACAAGACAAATAGTTGACAAAACAAATATGCTATAAGGAAACTTGCAAGAGTCCAATTAATCGTCGTACCTTGGAGAGTAGATGATACTGCAAGGTTCGTTGTTCCAATCCAGAAGAGAAGAGGACCATTATTGCAGTATTGTGCGTCTGTTGTGCTGGTACAAGTGTCCGAGTTCGTAGGCCGCATAGCGCTTATACGATCATCATTACATTTGATATCATCATGGCTCTTCAGAGGCTTAGCTGTAATTTGAGGAGAATGTTCACCTCTCTGTGCACGATAAACCCTATCCTTCTCAACAATATCTGCAACTAACTGGTTACAATGATCTGGTCCAGCATCAAGAAGGTCATATGAATGTTTCCAGAATAAGGTAGGAGTTAGACCACGTGCCCAACTCTCTTCATCATCTCCTGCTCCGGCAATATATTGCCAGCTGAATTCTGAAGACATCCTTTGCATAGCAACTGCATTCGATGCTGATGCGGAAATTAGTATGATTGGAGTAAAATCCCATGACTCAAGCTCTGGCACTTCATTTAACCATATGCGTGTCCTTTGGGATATCCATAGAGGACGTAGTGGCTTTTGCAAATTTACTGCAAGTGAATGAATGTCTGCACCACATGACTCGAATTGATCTGTCCATTCCTCAATACGCCCCTCTATAGCATTCTTCTCAGTGCCTAGAACCCACACAGGAAGATGCACTGAGCTATCCCAGTTAGATGAACAAGAGTTATTTTCAGCGTCTCCATTCAGCACAGATGATGACTAACAGAAAAAAAGGGGTGAAAATATTATAAGAATATGTGAACATACAGATCATACAGTTCTTGCTTCAGACAAAAATTAAGTTAAAGCAACAGAGCTAGAGGATAAAAAGTAGGCATGCCAAAGAAATCAGGTACTCCAAGCATTGAACTAATAGAAAGGTACTATAATTTTTAGCTAAAATAAAAGTATTGGTCTTTATTATTAATAATGTGAATCATATTCTGAACTAGTGAAATACCAAATACCATTCCTTACATATTTAATCTTCTAGAGTGATCATTTCCTCCTGATGTTAAGCTTAACCTAATAAGGGTAATAGTAAACAAGACAGACTTCAATTGAAATATTGTTCACTGCACAGAACTATAGAAGGATATAAAATAAGAAGCAATACACCAACCACTTCATAATTGACTTTGCCACCATCGTGGATAGTCCGCAGCCGATGCCTCTCGATTGCTCGGTTCAGGA
Above is a genomic segment from Setaria viridis chromosome 4, Setaria_viridis_v4.0, whole genome shotgun sequence containing:
- the LOC117854075 gene encoding small ribosomal subunit protein eS24z is translated as MADSKAAAAVTLRTRKFMTNRLLSRKQFVLEVIHPGRANVSKAELKERLAKVYEVKDPNCIFVFKFRTHFGGGKSTGFGLIYDNLEAAKKFEPKYRLIRNGLATKVEKSRKQMKERKNRAKKIRGVKKTKAGDAKKK
- the LOC117853980 gene encoding tRNA A64-2'-O-ribosylphosphate transferase isoform X2 produces the protein MAAPAPEPAAEPSATLSIYKAARRIKRRASTLYNALRSVAEDAAFVAEVAALWPALPLVANLRCGLWYAPPRSFAATCYFKSTDGHAGNWSFSTARLNLHLALLAGDRGGCIIVDSTRKGKRFPDSMSKTIPIWCCVLNRAIERHRLRTIHDGGKVNYEVSSSVLNGDAENNSCSSNWDSSVHLPVWVLGTEKNAIEGRIEEWTDQFESCGADIHSLAVNLQKPLRPLWISQRTRIWLNEVPELESWDFTPIILISASASNAVAMQRMSSEFSWQYIAGAGDDEESWARGLTPTLFWKHSYDLLDAGPDHCNQLVADIVEKDRVYRAQRGEHSPQITAKPLKSHDDIKCNDDRISAMRPTNSDTCTSTTDAQYCNNGPLLFWIGTTNLAVSSTLQDALVGVDCILNCDSTSKIPSSSSENSYLELSIVGSKDDRFSLMKNLSKAVDFAKRNFIAGRKILVCCQNGDDISICVALAIVTLLFDDNGCFDYGHSFMKRDITKLEMRKRLVFICKFAVNARPSRGNLKQVFGFLSNEKERLSNST
- the LOC117853980 gene encoding tRNA A64-2'-O-ribosylphosphate transferase isoform X1, which codes for MAAPAPEPAAEPSATLSIYKAARRIKRRASTLYNALRSVAEDAAFVAEVAALWPALPLVANLRCGLWYAPPRSFAATCYFKSTDGHAGNWSFSTARLNLHLALLAGDRGGCIIVDSTRKGKRFPDSMSKTIPIWCCVLNRAIERHRLRTIHDGGKVNYEVSSSVLNGDAENNSCSSNWDSSVHLPVWVLGTEKNAIEGRIEEWTDQFESCGADIHSLAVNLQKPLRPLWISQRTRIWLNEVPELESWDFTPIILISASASNAVAMQRMSSEFSWQYIAGAGDDEESWARGLTPTLFWKHSYDLLDAGPDHCNQLVADIVEKDRVYRAQRGEHSPQITAKPLKSHDDIKCNDDRISAMRPTNSDTCTSTTDAQYCNNGPLLFWIGTTNLAVSSTLQVADALVGVDCILNCDSTSKIPSSSSENSYLELSIVGSKDDRFSLMKNLSKAVDFAKRNFIAGRKILVCCQNGDDISICVALAIVTLLFDDNGCFDYGHSFMKRDITKLEMRKRLVFICKFAVNARPSRGNLKQVFGFLSNEKERLSNST